The Pyrus communis chromosome 5, drPyrComm1.1, whole genome shotgun sequence region TCACTTAAACTACTTAAATACGATAAATTCAAGTTCTGTAACcatcatgattttttttcctatgcACAAAGTTTCAATTGGAGCAGCTGCCCCACTGGACCTTAGCTGCCTTCATCCTTGACTATGTAGAATTTTCTTCCAATCTTTCTTCAAATTATTTGGCATTACGTGAGTTTTTAGTTTTCTATCAACTGGGTAAATACGTACTTGAGATGTATTCCGTCATTGACAATATAACAATAGATTAAGAGCTAAATCTGATACCATGGTGGACCAATCATATTCATAGGTGATGGAGAAGGGAGGCCAAATATTGGTatattgtttttatatattttaaaaaggaatttcatattgtataaaaaatagaaaaaagaaagaaaaatggaaattcCACATCCTACATCGACTGCCCTGAATAGATGCCAATCTGATGCCCTAATGTCAGCATGTTGAGTGTACGTCAAACAGAATGGGCTTATAAGACATGCCTAGATAAAACACAAAATCAATTTTATGTTTTCTAATAAAAGTGAACCTTATGCATAATCAGTAAACATCTATTAGAGATTGTATCGGAGCAGTGTGGTTCGCATAAATAGTAACTTCTACACTTTCGCAAAGTAACGTGTCCCGCTATATTAAGAACACAATCAGACTTTACAAACTGACCCCTTACTTATGAGAATAGTCTAATAATCTAAAATAGGTTGACatgtgtaaaataaataaatttaaaaataaaatatatatgattggTTCGGTTTAATTTTGatcaattttaaaattatcaaaaacgaaccaaaccaaatataAGACAATTCagttcaatttttaaattatatgaCTTTTTCCTCGATCGAAATCAAACCAAATTGATCAATAGAATTCGAAAAGGTTGGTTGAGTCGGTTTGATGCCCATCCTAGACTTGATaccattctttttctttatgcCGCATGCGCATCGCACCATATTCGCAACTCATCCTATAACACGCTTGAGAAAAAACGGACAATTGTCCTAACGTTTTTGGCTCCAAGAAGATCTTCTCTGGATTCACGAATTTTAAGAATTTCCACATTTTaaccgttcattgtacatcgtgagaccagttttcgttagatactatttgtatttaattttaaataaaatcaaataatttatgtCCGCATTATGTacgataaataaataaaatgtaaaaatccTAAAGATTCCATAATTTGGATCCGGATGAGACCCAAATCCCTTTTTGTTGGCTTAACCTGTCGCACGCACTTTGTTAGTAACGTACGCATGTTCGACTTGGACTACCATCATGTCCCATTCGATATCataaatttcaattcaatcgCCGAATAATATgattcctttcatttttctctcaatgcaaaaacaaaaataaaaagcaaaataaaatacaaattaattaaaaagcaTGGCCTGCAAGCCACGCCACGACTAACAACTGGATATCGGAGACTTCACAGTCTCTCGAAACATCGGAAAACAACGGAACAGCCTAGTAGTCATCGTCGTCGTACTGATCATCCTCCACTTTCTCAGCAACGTCATCTGCAATTTTGTCCTCCATGTATTCAAAACCCTCCGCCAATGCCAGCCCACCCAGCACCCCAGCCACCGCTCCCACCGCCACTCCTGTCCCCATCCCCCCAAActtgctcttcttcttctcttcctgTCCGTACGATCCCTGCCCATAACTCTGCCCGTAACTGCCCTGTCCGGTCTGACCGTAAGGAGCCGGCTGACCGTACGGCGGCGGAGCAGCATTGTACCCGTTATACGGGTAATCAGACGGCGGAGCAGCTGCGTAGTAAGGATTGTACGGCGCCGGAGGAGCAGGTGCGCCGTATGGTGCCCCGTAAGTCGGAGGAGGAGCCGGCAAATCCCGCGAGCCAGCTGGCGGCGGGACACCGTAAGGCGGCGCGTAGTAGGGATCCGCTACACGAGGGCGTGGCTTCCTAATAGTAACCTTAACGTCAACCTTCCCGTGGGGCCTACCGGATGGTCGCTTGAGATGCAGAGTGCGGCTGGCGCGCTCGTCGAAGCCCACGTCATCGAGGACCTCGCGGAGTTTGAGCCGGGCCGACCCGATCAGGGGCTTGGTGTCCCGGTCGGATCCGGCGTGGACGATGTCGATGTAGAGAGTGGTGTCGCCGTCGACGGGGCCGGGTAAGGGGATGGTGAGGGTCTCGTCCCAGTAGGGTGACGTGTCGCCCTCCTCGTCGACGCGGCTGGAGCATTTTCTGTTGGGGTCCACCCAAACGACGGCGTAGGGCTTGACGCCCCCGTTTCGCCAGTTCACGTTCTTAAGGTCGTGGGCGGAGGTCAGCTTCACTTGAACTTCGTTACCGGACGCCATTGGTCGGTGATGATCGAGTGGTTTTCTGAGTGTTTTGTGGGTTGCGTATGGGGAAATATGGGCGGGTGTTATATATATAGGTAGAAGGGGGGAGAGTATTTGAGAAGCGAGAGTACCGTTCTGCCCTTGATAATGGCAATCAGAGTGTTTGGTGGGAGGGTATTttagtaaaagaaaaaataaggatAGATTAAGTAATTATCCGGGGAAGAATATAATTAAGCATAGTAGATCTAGCTTAGGGACTAAGCATGTGTGAGGGAGGAAAATGCCAACTTTTGGCCGGCGTATCTGAGGCAGTGCTGTTTGGATGCTCTAATTAAATGCCTTTGCTTGAAAGGACCGAGGTTGGATACGGGACAAGTGTGAACACCAAATTGCAGGCGGGGGAGTTTTGGCACGGCAGATCTCAACTCCTCGGATAGATTTTTTAATGCGATCGGTACAAGaagtggtacatcatgtgttattatataaatagtgaaatatatgtgttaaaaagttaataatttaaaaaataaaatttcttaccacttacataaaaacatatgGTGTACCACCTGTATTCCCGTCactataaaaaatttctccctaGATTAGATTGGATGTCTTAAGTTGTCTCCATTTGGAGggcgggaaaaaaaaaactcaaaatttttggGTCCAATCATCAtctccaaggaatgtatttcttttaacaaatgatattatctatttTAAGAGGGTGGACGATTGGGCTAAATCTTATAATAGGCCAACAATAATAAGGTTAAAAGAGGGCTCCCAGCAACAGTGCTCCATCCTGTGAAACCAGGCCACGCAGGCCCCACGCAACAGCATCAAGTTGGCAAAGGAATCCTCTACGGGTGAGCACATAGCAAGCACTTTACCTACGACCTAGAAGCGCCCACCGTTCAAATCCAATggctcaaattcaaattttcccaCAACTCAAGTTTAAATCCAGCGCCCAGATAAATCCATTTTAAATTCAAAGactcaaatttaatttaattaattttaatgatacaaaaaaaaatctcatgaaTCAAGTTTAAatctaatgaaaaaaaaattattaaacttctccaaaaatctataaatacatatccattaaaattttcaattttctcaacaattttttttcttcagaacataattttttttttacatcaaaatatttgtaaaaaataaaacaagtattggcccaaaaataaaaatcaacgaAATATAAATGTTTAACAAATTATAAAGTGTGGGAccggggttgggggggggggggggggggttgggatGGTTTGGAAATTATAGGTCCTTACCGTTGGATAAAAAAACTACCCAACCtcatatgtgtgtatatatatatatatatatatatatatatatatatatatatagttaaaaATACggctaaaaatgaaattattgtTATAAAAGGGTTAAAGTTTGAGAGAATAACCTTTTTAATGGtaggtgcaaggtagatgtaaaatgccacactaaaactatagcacaggcagataacaaataaaagcaGAGAaaatagatgatgttactgatatttttctctcgttcacttcttcttttctttccttgtaaCTTAAAAACatgcggagtgctctatttatagagcaactccaaactgatgcagttaatgcatcTTGAAATTTATGAAACTTCGTCTGACTATACaatctctttcactttgcatgggcattgaaaactttgCCCATGCAGAAGACTTTCACAAATGaaactgtgggcattcattgcccatgagacttttcaacactcccccttggatgcccacatatcaacatgagttgcctcgttaaaaccttgcttggaaaaacccagtggaaaaaaaccatagcgaaggaaaaagagtacaacttttcctggatcgttgatatagtgtcaagtatgcttatgttgcctcgttaaaaccttgcttggaaaaacccagtggaaaaaatcctaatcgaaggaaaaagagtacaacaagcatGCATCagggatgctccccctgatatgtatctccccctgattccgcattctccaaatttagctgtttggaaagtcgacgtaatccgatgccttgcactaacttctgaaatgtgcactttggtagagatttggtgaacaagtctgccagattttcatttgaacggatttgtctgacttcaatgactttagccttctgaaacTCATgagcactgaaaaactttggagatatgtgtttagtcttatcgcccttgatgaatccttctttcatttgggcaacacaggctgcattatcttcatggatgacagttggattgtctgtcttc contains the following coding sequences:
- the LOC137735399 gene encoding protein SRC2 homolog → MASGNEVQVKLTSAHDLKNVNWRNGGVKPYAVVWVDPNRKCSSRVDEEGDTSPYWDETLTIPLPGPVDGDTTLYIDIVHAGSDRDTKPLIGSARLKLREVLDDVGFDERASRTLHLKRPSGRPHGKVDVKVTIRKPRPRVADPYYAPPYGVPPPAGSRDLPAPPPTYGAPYGAPAPPAPYNPYYAAAPPSDYPYNGYNAAPPPYGQPAPYGQTGQGSYGQSYGQGSYGQEEKKKSKFGGMGTGVAVGAVAGVLGGLALAEGFEYMEDKIADDVAEKVEDDQYDDDDY